In Bosea sp. ANAM02, a single genomic region encodes these proteins:
- a CDS encoding PspA/IM30 family protein: MVSKLQSTMALSLSPSADDRAALNATLTAYRRAMEILDGTKGANLVALHEEAYEEIRAQTGLPSRMATLALRDHSRRMSGLPVHDIPLDSKLFAVKGPDILSISTVAGRVVVPFSVEGYRSGWEDFAEARLCFSGTSINVVVGVQAGLHQQKESTMSNEGILARLGRVIAGVVNSAVDAAEGATPTAVAQQAVREIDKISEEARAALGVAVAAGHRLKAKADDLDAEIRDLDEKIRTGLEKGREDLARAATGVQLDLEAQRTALAKAISDNAGEIGEAEAALRSIASARADAMKRLDDAKRAERAVAASDPATPSQRNDQRLAAALTAVERVTGVPAKPMAGASEVEELGRMQREDAIEARLKAFKEGQR; this comes from the coding sequence ATGGTCTCGAAGCTTCAATCCACGATGGCTTTATCACTGTCCCCGTCAGCTGACGATCGCGCGGCACTTAACGCGACCCTGACAGCGTACCGGCGCGCGATGGAGATCCTGGACGGTACGAAAGGAGCCAACCTCGTCGCGCTTCACGAGGAGGCGTACGAGGAGATACGGGCCCAGACGGGACTGCCATCGCGCATGGCCACGCTCGCCTTGCGAGATCATAGCCGCCGCATGTCCGGTCTGCCGGTCCACGATATTCCGCTGGATTCCAAACTGTTCGCGGTGAAGGGCCCAGACATCCTGAGCATTTCGACCGTTGCTGGTCGAGTGGTCGTTCCCTTCTCGGTCGAGGGTTATCGCAGCGGCTGGGAGGACTTCGCTGAAGCGCGTCTGTGCTTCAGCGGCACCTCAATTAACGTTGTCGTCGGCGTCCAGGCCGGCCTCCATCAACAGAAGGAGAGCACGATGTCCAATGAAGGAATTCTCGCCCGCCTCGGACGCGTCATCGCCGGGGTCGTCAACAGCGCCGTCGATGCGGCCGAGGGCGCTACGCCAACGGCCGTTGCTCAGCAGGCGGTCCGCGAGATCGACAAGATTTCGGAGGAAGCCCGAGCTGCTCTTGGCGTCGCCGTGGCAGCTGGGCACCGTCTCAAGGCGAAGGCGGACGATCTGGACGCGGAGATACGTGATCTCGACGAGAAGATCAGGACCGGCCTCGAAAAGGGTCGCGAAGATCTCGCCCGAGCCGCCACCGGCGTCCAGCTCGACCTGGAGGCGCAGCGCACCGCGCTCGCCAAGGCGATTTCTGATAACGCCGGCGAGATCGGCGAAGCCGAAGCTGCCCTGCGCAGCATCGCCTCCGCCCGCGCAGACGCCATGAAGCGCCTCGACGACGCCAAGCGGGCCGAGCGCGCCGTCGCTGCAAGCGACCCGGCTACCCCATCACAGCGCAACGATCAGCGCCTCGCCGCAGCATTAACTGCCGTCGAACGCGTGACCGGCGTGCCGGCCAAGCCGATGGCAGGCGCTTCCGAGGTGGAGGAGCTCGGTCGCATGCAGCGCGAGGACGCGATCGAGGCCCGGCTCAAGGCGTTCAAGGAGGGGCAGCGCTGA
- a CDS encoding OB-fold-containig protein has protein sequence MSSIIQPGTGPFWVALMVVAGLGLVELLSVLLGASASGLIDDGLGHHGPGEHEAGMLGGWMSWLNAGGVPILVLAVILLSAFAVFGFAIQGVFGAVLRPLSATLAVPVALFLAIPTTRWVSRGLARVIPRDETSVLSQEEFIGLVGMVTLGPLDQGKPGTVRVKDRHDNIHLLRAQAAQGHFIETGAAVLIVDGADGLFQAIPAPLELGRTDSHGG, from the coding sequence ATGTCGTCAATCATCCAGCCGGGCACCGGGCCTTTCTGGGTGGCGCTCATGGTCGTCGCCGGCCTCGGACTCGTCGAACTCCTGTCAGTCCTTCTCGGTGCTTCGGCGTCTGGCCTGATCGACGATGGCCTTGGGCATCACGGCCCGGGTGAGCACGAAGCCGGAATGCTCGGCGGCTGGATGTCGTGGCTCAATGCTGGCGGCGTACCGATCCTGGTTCTGGCGGTCATCCTGCTCTCGGCTTTCGCAGTGTTCGGCTTCGCCATCCAAGGAGTGTTTGGAGCGGTTCTTCGCCCGCTCTCGGCTACGTTGGCGGTTCCCGTTGCTCTGTTTTTGGCGATCCCCACGACCCGTTGGGTCAGCCGCGGTCTCGCGAGGGTCATTCCCCGCGATGAGACCTCGGTCCTCAGCCAGGAGGAGTTCATCGGCCTGGTCGGCATGGTGACGCTCGGACCGCTCGATCAGGGGAAACCCGGCACTGTCCGGGTCAAGGACCGTCACGACAACATTCACCTCCTGCGCGCCCAAGCAGCGCAGGGTCATTTCATCGAGACAGGTGCCGCTGTCCTTATTGTCGACGGCGCCGACGGATTGTTTCAGGCCATTCCTGCTCCGCTGGAACTTGGCCGCACAGATAGCCACGGGGGCTGA
- a CDS encoding DUF4403 family protein, producing MTHVGSGTNDPGDGYDPRDRAQLQDQDVILEGREVGNEIEKDLAVSGPLIPEEPPQRGPNKILLGGIGIAVLAAGYVGWDWYRSWEKTYSEQPSRKATVASFDPRRSTIQPSVMLPYQALKDAANKAVDKFAQPASGQIQAACKKIEFGITLFDGCLDVNWSLNASRSGSIDVAKAGDGITVSIPVQFSGQAGVGGDIAKALSLGGKNFSGSFVAGASGKVILDEKFCPKITNPSASFSWNTPASIQIIGKSCVGVGHGLDLCVGPWDLPVGSLLTPLIQAKIAEQVEDINSKIPCEPVRNALDKVWQKQSIALPAQKGMPPMFVNVTPRALASPGIIAEDAGVRLLARLDADVGASTQKGDTGPAGPLPPNRPIADPAGMLSVALPLSADYPTINKVVNDQIKAQLAKKPIVADTPAGAVKVDVDEVEIYPSGDRLAVGAKFKASIPGRIFDAKGTVWLTTNPTPAADGRSLTLADIKLTRAIDNQLWSLLTAALNTQLVQALQEHSKVEFGKEIDEAIAKAKTILADPKQTQGVLVNVKKIEAKLGRVAPTEQALVVEALLDVQADATLPTIPF from the coding sequence ATGACACATGTTGGCTCGGGCACGAACGATCCAGGAGACGGATACGATCCGAGAGATAGAGCACAGCTCCAGGATCAAGATGTCATCCTCGAAGGCAGAGAGGTTGGCAACGAGATTGAGAAAGACCTCGCGGTTTCTGGGCCGCTGATCCCTGAGGAGCCGCCGCAACGCGGGCCCAACAAGATCCTCCTCGGGGGGATTGGTATCGCCGTTCTCGCCGCAGGCTACGTCGGCTGGGATTGGTACAGGTCCTGGGAGAAGACGTACTCAGAGCAGCCGTCCAGAAAGGCCACCGTCGCTTCCTTCGACCCGCGGCGAAGCACTATCCAGCCGAGTGTCATGCTTCCCTATCAGGCCTTGAAGGACGCCGCGAACAAGGCGGTCGACAAGTTCGCGCAGCCCGCCAGCGGACAGATACAGGCTGCCTGCAAGAAGATCGAGTTCGGCATCACTCTTTTCGACGGATGCCTCGATGTGAACTGGAGCCTCAACGCTTCTAGAAGCGGGAGCATAGATGTCGCGAAGGCTGGGGACGGCATCACCGTTAGTATCCCCGTTCAGTTTTCCGGACAGGCGGGAGTCGGCGGTGACATTGCGAAGGCGCTCAGCCTGGGTGGGAAGAACTTTTCCGGGTCGTTCGTTGCGGGCGCTTCAGGGAAGGTGATCCTTGATGAAAAATTCTGCCCCAAGATCACGAATCCGTCGGCGAGCTTCAGCTGGAACACGCCTGCTTCGATCCAGATCATCGGGAAAAGCTGCGTGGGAGTTGGTCACGGCTTGGATCTGTGCGTCGGCCCGTGGGATCTCCCGGTGGGAAGTCTGCTGACGCCACTCATCCAGGCAAAGATCGCCGAGCAGGTGGAAGACATCAATTCCAAGATCCCTTGCGAGCCAGTTCGCAACGCCCTCGACAAGGTGTGGCAGAAGCAGTCTATCGCGCTGCCGGCGCAGAAGGGCATGCCGCCGATGTTCGTGAATGTCACGCCGCGGGCGCTCGCTAGCCCCGGAATCATTGCGGAGGACGCGGGCGTGCGTTTGCTCGCGCGTCTCGATGCCGATGTCGGGGCATCAACGCAGAAGGGTGACACCGGACCTGCCGGCCCTCTACCTCCCAACAGGCCGATCGCGGATCCTGCTGGGATGCTCTCTGTGGCGCTTCCTCTTTCGGCCGACTATCCGACCATCAACAAGGTCGTGAACGATCAGATCAAGGCTCAGCTCGCGAAAAAACCGATCGTCGCCGACACGCCTGCGGGGGCTGTAAAGGTCGATGTGGACGAGGTCGAGATCTATCCCAGCGGCGACAGGCTCGCCGTCGGAGCGAAGTTCAAGGCGAGCATTCCGGGGCGTATCTTCGACGCCAAGGGGACCGTCTGGTTGACGACCAACCCGACGCCGGCCGCCGACGGCCGATCTCTCACGCTGGCCGACATCAAGCTGACGCGGGCGATCGACAATCAGCTCTGGTCGCTTCTCACGGCCGCGCTCAACACCCAGCTGGTCCAAGCTCTCCAGGAGCACTCGAAGGTCGAGTTCGGGAAAGAGATCGACGAGGCCATCGCCAAGGCCAAAACCATCCTCGCGGATCCGAAGCAGACCCAAGGCGTGCTGGTCAACGTCAAAAAGATCGAAGCGAAGTTGGGCCGGGTAGCGCCGACCGAGCAGGCGCTAGTGGTTGAAGCGCTCCTCGATGTCCAGGCCGACGCAACGCTCCCAACGATTCCGTTCTGA
- a CDS encoding flotillin domain-containing protein: MDFVSLGIIAGVIVTAIVVIGVIMTSLYTRSTRDKAYVRTGLGGKKVVLDGGSVILPIFHSYSWVSLSTLRLEVKRAENESLITKDRMRADITAEFYVRVKPDAENIALAAQTLGDRTNDADALKALVEAKFVDGLRSVAATMSLRDLQEQRAEFVKSVQAAVAHDLQSNGLELESVSLTRLDQTDIKHFNPNNTFDAEGLTALTKITEERKRERNQIVRDNEVEIATKDREASLRRLTIEREQRDAELTQERDIANKTAETRAEAAKAEQLARLAEETARLDAERGIAERDSEARQARESARIAAERGIAEREAEARKITETARIEAAIAVAQKTEEEQAARAKADAAKAAAITAEEQVTTARDVEIAERAKRIAVIDARKDAEQQATAVTVKAEAERQAAEDLAAAVKIQAEAEAEAAKIRATGVIELGEAQARAERAKNEARNALSANIIDFELAKARVDIIPEALAQAMKPIEKISDIRIFSAGGLAGALGNGSGEQNGNSMGDLSSQLLSFTAQKPILDEILSQAGFKGADPTQALLAASVGGATGARHAAPPAAKPDGAAKPSTN; the protein is encoded by the coding sequence ATGGATTTCGTTTCTCTGGGAATTATTGCCGGCGTCATCGTCACGGCAATCGTCGTCATCGGCGTCATCATGACGTCGCTCTACACCCGCTCAACCCGGGACAAGGCCTATGTCCGCACCGGCCTCGGCGGCAAGAAGGTCGTGCTCGACGGCGGCTCCGTCATCCTGCCGATCTTCCACTCGTATTCCTGGGTGTCGCTCAGCACGCTGCGCCTCGAGGTCAAGCGTGCCGAGAACGAGTCGCTCATCACCAAGGACCGGATGCGTGCCGACATCACCGCCGAGTTCTATGTCCGCGTGAAGCCGGATGCGGAAAACATCGCGCTCGCTGCCCAGACGTTGGGCGATCGCACGAACGATGCCGATGCGCTGAAGGCGCTGGTTGAGGCGAAGTTCGTCGACGGTCTGCGCTCGGTCGCGGCGACCATGTCTCTGCGCGACCTGCAGGAGCAGCGCGCCGAGTTCGTGAAGTCGGTACAGGCTGCTGTGGCGCATGACCTGCAGTCGAACGGACTCGAACTGGAATCCGTCTCGCTGACCAGGCTCGACCAGACCGACATCAAGCACTTCAACCCGAACAACACCTTCGACGCCGAGGGCCTGACCGCGCTCACCAAGATCACCGAGGAACGCAAGCGCGAGCGCAATCAGATCGTGCGCGACAACGAGGTCGAGATCGCGACCAAGGACCGCGAGGCCTCGCTGCGCCGGCTGACGATCGAGCGCGAGCAGCGTGACGCTGAGCTGACGCAGGAGCGCGACATCGCCAACAAGACCGCCGAGACCCGAGCCGAAGCCGCCAAGGCCGAGCAGCTCGCGCGACTGGCCGAGGAAACTGCGCGCCTCGACGCAGAGCGCGGCATTGCCGAGCGTGACTCCGAAGCCCGCCAGGCCCGCGAGTCCGCCCGGATTGCGGCAGAGCGCGGGATTGCTGAGCGCGAGGCCGAGGCGCGCAAGATCACTGAAACCGCCCGCATCGAAGCTGCCATTGCGGTCGCTCAGAAGACCGAGGAGGAGCAGGCGGCACGGGCGAAGGCCGACGCCGCGAAGGCCGCCGCCATCACCGCCGAGGAACAGGTCACGACTGCCCGCGACGTCGAGATCGCCGAGCGTGCCAAGCGCATCGCCGTGATCGACGCCCGCAAGGATGCCGAGCAGCAGGCCACGGCTGTCACCGTCAAGGCCGAAGCAGAACGTCAGGCGGCCGAGGATCTCGCTGCCGCGGTCAAAATCCAGGCGGAAGCGGAGGCCGAGGCGGCCAAGATCCGCGCTACCGGTGTGATCGAGCTCGGCGAGGCGCAGGCTCGCGCTGAACGGGCCAAGAACGAGGCCCGCAACGCACTCTCTGCCAACATCATCGACTTCGAGCTGGCGAAGGCGCGCGTCGACATCATTCCGGAAGCGCTGGCGCAGGCGATGAAGCCGATCGAGAAGATCTCCGATATCCGCATCTTCAGCGCCGGCGGGCTCGCGGGCGCCCTCGGCAATGGCTCGGGCGAGCAGAACGGCAACTCGATGGGCGATCTCTCCAGCCAGCTGCTGAGCTTCACGGCGCAAAAGCCGATCCTCGACGAGATCCTGTCCCAGGCCGGTTTCAAGGGCGCCGACCCGACGCAGGCGCTTCTTGCGGCTTCGGTCGGCGGCGCCACTGGAGCGCGCCATGCCGCGCCCCCGGCGGCCAAGCCGGATGGAGCCGCAAAGCCGTCGACCAATTGA
- a CDS encoding type II toxin-antitoxin system HipA family toxin translates to MTAPNLLADECYAWIWLPAATEPVLAGRLGRDGNTLSFAYADSYLRRSDAISIYPDELPLQEGPISPAPGLMLASCIRDAAPDAWGRRVLANQSFGAGASDLDGAELDEISCLLRSGSDRIGALDFQSSPTRHTPRLPHGGSLDRLLDAADLVQRGIPLSRELKSALLPRCAVGGARPKALVADEGKAFIAKFSGPNDGFDIVKAEFIAMRLARVVGLEVAPVQLVRSGSRDVLLIERFDRIMDDGVWRRRAMVSGLTLLGLDEMMARYASYEDLAELVKKGFDAPERTLRELFGRIVFNILCGNTDDHARNHSAFWNGSSLQLTPAYDICPQSRHGNEASQAMLIHGDHRDSRLARCIEAADVFGLTRDDAIALIIGQVQAMIANWENVCVEAGISDLDKRQFARRQFLNPYAFEGAPEDILKALR, encoded by the coding sequence ATGACCGCTCCCAATCTGTTAGCAGACGAGTGCTACGCCTGGATCTGGCTTCCAGCGGCAACCGAGCCGGTGCTCGCTGGCCGGCTGGGTCGCGACGGCAATACGCTCTCGTTCGCCTATGCGGATTCGTACCTCCGGCGCAGCGATGCGATCTCGATTTATCCTGATGAGTTGCCCCTGCAGGAGGGCCCGATTTCCCCCGCACCAGGGCTAATGCTGGCGAGCTGCATTCGCGACGCCGCTCCGGACGCATGGGGCAGGCGAGTGCTCGCGAACCAGAGTTTTGGGGCCGGCGCGAGTGATCTGGACGGCGCAGAGTTGGACGAAATCTCATGCCTCCTTCGATCGGGATCTGATCGAATTGGTGCGCTCGACTTCCAGAGCTCGCCGACCCGCCATACGCCACGCCTCCCGCATGGGGGTTCGCTGGACCGGCTTCTGGATGCAGCCGATCTCGTGCAGCGCGGCATCCCGTTGTCGCGCGAGCTGAAGTCCGCGTTGCTTCCTCGCTGCGCCGTCGGCGGCGCCCGTCCGAAGGCGCTCGTGGCAGACGAGGGCAAGGCCTTTATCGCGAAGTTCAGTGGACCGAACGACGGCTTCGACATCGTCAAGGCCGAGTTCATCGCGATGCGCCTCGCTCGCGTAGTCGGCCTCGAGGTCGCTCCGGTCCAGCTGGTTCGCTCTGGCTCGCGCGATGTCCTTCTCATCGAGCGCTTCGATAGGATCATGGATGACGGCGTCTGGCGTCGGCGCGCAATGGTCTCAGGCCTTACCCTGCTCGGCCTCGACGAGATGATGGCGCGTTACGCCAGCTACGAGGATCTGGCAGAGCTAGTGAAGAAGGGGTTCGACGCTCCCGAGCGCACGCTGCGCGAGCTCTTCGGGCGGATCGTCTTCAACATCCTTTGCGGCAACACGGATGATCATGCCCGGAATCACTCGGCGTTCTGGAACGGGAGCTCTCTGCAGCTGACACCGGCCTACGACATCTGCCCGCAATCCCGCCACGGCAACGAAGCCTCTCAGGCTATGTTGATCCATGGCGATCACCGGGACAGCAGGCTCGCGCGGTGCATCGAGGCCGCGGATGTCTTCGGGCTGACCAGAGACGACGCGATCGCGCTCATCATCGGCCAGGTGCAGGCGATGATCGCGAACTGGGAGAACGTTTGCGTGGAAGCGGGCATCAGTGATCTGGACAAGCGGCAGTTTGCTCGCCGACAGTTCCTCAATCCCTACGCGTTCGAAGGCGCGCCCGAAGACATCCTCAAGGCTCTCCGTTAG
- a CDS encoding RNA-guided endonuclease TnpB family protein: protein MLRQQAYRFRIYPGDDQVDLFRRTIGCCRLVYNLCLDQKTLEQHRSAPRRLSYSEQCDGLTELKREVEWLRDVPHHPLQQAIRDLHRAFTNFFEGRARYPSFRRKGQNEAFRYPDPKQVKLEKQRIFLPKAGWVEIVQHRPVKGEIRNVTVSVIAGDWFVSIQVEQEVAEAPANQGPAVGVDLGVEQPITLSDGTIFQLPRVTPHERRRLASAQQSMARRRKGSRNRAKARRRVARLQAKFARRRRDAAHKATTIIAKSHGTIVVEDLKVRKMTASARGTAGEPGSKVRQKAGLNRSMLDIAPGMIRSMLAYKASWYGSRLIAVDPAYTSQECSSCRTVDAKSRISRSQFVCTNCGLIENADVNAARSILARGLGSTGGLPGMACGSSRAGGRNQELTPAKARSSVLQGRE from the coding sequence ATGTTGCGCCAGCAGGCCTACCGATTCCGAATTTATCCAGGTGACGATCAGGTGGATCTGTTCCGCCGGACGATCGGCTGTTGCCGGTTGGTCTACAATCTGTGCCTCGATCAAAAGACTCTGGAGCAGCACCGCAGCGCGCCGCGGCGGTTGAGTTACTCGGAGCAATGCGACGGCCTGACCGAACTGAAGCGCGAAGTGGAGTGGCTGAGGGATGTCCCGCATCACCCGCTGCAACAGGCGATCCGGGACCTGCACCGTGCCTTCACGAACTTCTTCGAGGGTCGGGCGCGCTACCCTTCGTTCCGACGCAAGGGACAGAACGAGGCTTTTCGCTATCCCGATCCGAAGCAGGTCAAGCTGGAGAAACAGCGCATCTTCTTGCCGAAGGCTGGCTGGGTGGAGATCGTCCAGCACCGGCCGGTCAAAGGCGAAATAAGGAACGTCACCGTTTCGGTGATCGCGGGCGACTGGTTCGTCTCGATCCAGGTCGAGCAGGAAGTCGCGGAGGCTCCAGCCAATCAAGGACCGGCCGTCGGCGTCGACCTGGGCGTCGAGCAACCGATCACGTTATCGGACGGCACCATCTTCCAGCTGCCGCGCGTGACGCCCCACGAGCGGCGCCGGCTCGCGTCCGCGCAGCAGAGCATGGCTCGCAGGCGCAAGGGATCCAGGAACCGGGCCAAGGCGCGGCGCCGCGTCGCGCGCCTGCAGGCGAAGTTCGCCAGACGAAGGAGGGACGCAGCTCACAAGGCTACGACGATCATCGCCAAGAGCCACGGCACGATTGTCGTCGAGGACCTGAAGGTCAGGAAGATGACAGCTTCGGCGCGAGGAACCGCCGGGGAGCCCGGTTCGAAAGTCCGCCAGAAGGCGGGGCTGAACCGCTCCATGCTCGACATCGCGCCGGGGATGATCCGCTCCATGCTCGCCTACAAGGCGTCCTGGTACGGATCGCGGCTCATCGCCGTCGATCCGGCCTACACGTCGCAGGAGTGCTCTTCCTGCCGCACGGTCGATGCAAAGAGCCGCATCAGCCGCTCGCAGTTCGTCTGCACGAACTGCGGTCTCATAGAGAACGCCGACGTCAACGCGGCCAGGTCGATCCTGGCCCGCGGGCTCGGCTCAACCGGAGGACTTCCGGGGATGGCCTGTGGATCGAGCCGCGCTGGCGGCCGGAATCAGGAACTCACGCCTGCGAAGGCGAGAAGCTCGGTCCTTCAGGGCCGAGAGTAG
- a CDS encoding metallophosphoesterase: MHLLVISDLHLEFAPWRLPDDLPDFDVAVFAGDIDKPLTGSLMWLDYEMKNGPLKGKEVVLVPGNHEFYRENMTRQLAWGRDQARETGVHLLAPGCVVLGDVRIIGATLWTDYALLGDARAGRQAAGRTMNDHRLIAIDDDTGDHIFTTADAVRLHQEDLAFLTARMEEPFDGQTVVVTHHAPHPGSVQPKHRGSSLSPAFASDLTEVIERYEPALWIHGHDHGSHDYTVGSTRILSNQAGYPTLGEKRENPTFDPRLVVEVPPAPAFVP, from the coding sequence ATGCACCTCCTCGTCATCTCCGACCTCCACCTCGAATTCGCACCCTGGCGCCTTCCGGATGACCTTCCGGACTTTGACGTGGCCGTGTTCGCCGGCGACATCGACAAGCCTCTAACGGGCTCGCTGATGTGGCTCGACTACGAGATGAAGAACGGCCCCCTGAAGGGAAAGGAGGTCGTGCTCGTTCCGGGCAACCATGAGTTCTACCGCGAGAACATGACCCGTCAGCTTGCCTGGGGGCGAGATCAAGCCCGAGAGACCGGCGTTCACCTGCTGGCGCCGGGCTGCGTCGTCCTTGGCGACGTCCGGATCATCGGCGCAACCCTCTGGACCGACTACGCCCTGCTCGGCGATGCGCGCGCGGGTCGGCAAGCTGCCGGCCGCACGATGAATGACCACCGCCTCATCGCCATCGATGACGACACCGGCGACCACATTTTCACGACGGCCGACGCGGTGCGCCTCCATCAGGAGGATCTCGCCTTCCTCACGGCCCGCATGGAGGAGCCTTTCGACGGGCAGACTGTCGTTGTGACGCATCATGCCCCTCATCCCGGTTCGGTCCAGCCAAAGCATCGTGGAAGCTCTCTCTCGCCGGCGTTCGCATCGGATCTGACGGAGGTCATCGAGCGCTACGAGCCTGCGCTCTGGATCCATGGGCACGACCATGGCTCGCACGACTACACGGTTGGCTCGACCCGCATCCTATCGAACCAGGCCGGCTACCCTACGCTCGGCGAGAAGCGCGAAAACCCGACCTTCGATCCCAGGCTTGTGGTTGAAGTGCCGCCAGCACCGGCTTTCGTGCCATGA